A stretch of the Pantoea nemavictus genome encodes the following:
- a CDS encoding winged helix-turn-helix transcriptional regulator has protein sequence MPAIVDGKLFFYADSPPRRLMDLFSVKWSSMVLHALYHWPNHRARTGELQRSLQGISKKMLFQTLKELEQRGLIARHVYDVIPPKVDYRLTPLGMTFAAPIEQMYQWGLENQAALDEMETCYRHAKNASSVEPHNHDRAADAD, from the coding sequence GTGCCCGCAATCGTTGACGGTAAACTATTTTTTTATGCGGATTCGCCGCCGCGACGCTTAATGGATCTGTTTTCTGTGAAATGGAGCAGCATGGTGCTGCATGCGTTGTATCACTGGCCGAATCACCGCGCACGCACCGGTGAGTTACAGCGCAGCCTGCAGGGGATATCGAAGAAGATGCTGTTTCAAACGTTGAAAGAGCTGGAGCAGCGCGGGCTAATCGCCCGCCATGTCTATGATGTGATACCGCCGAAAGTGGATTACCGCTTAACGCCGCTCGGCATGACGTTCGCGGCACCGATTGAGCAGATGTATCAGTGGGGGCTGGAAAATCAGGCGGCGCTGGATGAAATGGAAACCTGCTATCGCCACGCTAAGAACGCTTCATCAGTCGAGCCACACAATCACGATCGCGCTGCTGACGCGGATTAA
- a CDS encoding helix-turn-helix transcriptional regulator, which translates to MTQQDDNVLGNYLRERRQRLDAAKLGYTLLRRRTPGLRREEVAVRACVSTTWYTWLEQGRGGAPSEEVLERLAKALELSAAERDHLFLLAQNRLPGVTWQAGVDVSPSLQRVLDSMEHTPALVKTAEWQVVAWNRAATKVFVDYAELPPEQRNILLMMFRNEEMKKRLPDWHQVTRGMVANFRADVARTGASEHVRALVEELSEMSETFRQLWQSQEVSQHGEGIKQLWLPDEGVLELEYSTFAVEGKPGLSLVVFNPRQQRDRDCVARLMKRS; encoded by the coding sequence ATGACTCAGCAAGATGACAATGTGCTCGGCAACTATCTGCGTGAACGCCGCCAGCGGCTGGATGCAGCGAAACTCGGTTACACGCTGCTCCGCCGTCGTACGCCGGGCCTGCGTCGGGAAGAAGTGGCGGTGCGCGCCTGCGTCAGTACCACATGGTACACGTGGCTGGAGCAGGGCAGAGGTGGCGCGCCCTCCGAAGAGGTGCTGGAACGCCTGGCCAAAGCATTAGAATTGAGCGCTGCTGAGCGCGATCACCTGTTTTTGCTGGCGCAGAACCGGCTGCCGGGCGTGACCTGGCAAGCAGGCGTAGACGTTTCGCCTTCGCTGCAACGCGTGCTCGACAGCATGGAACACACGCCCGCGCTGGTGAAGACCGCTGAGTGGCAAGTGGTGGCGTGGAATCGTGCCGCCACCAAAGTGTTTGTGGATTACGCCGAGTTGCCGCCGGAACAGCGCAACATTTTGCTGATGATGTTCCGCAACGAAGAGATGAAAAAACGTTTACCCGATTGGCATCAGGTCACTCGCGGCATGGTGGCCAACTTCCGTGCGGACGTGGCGCGCACCGGTGCCAGCGAGCATGTGCGCGCGCTGGTAGAGGAGCTGAGCGAAATGAGCGAAACCTTCCGCCAGCTATGGCAATCGCAGGAAGTTAGCCAGCATGGCGAAGGCATCAAACAGTTGTGGCTGCCGGACGAAGGCGTGCTGGAGCTGGAGTACAGCACCTTTGCCGTGGAGGGCAAACCCGGCTTGAGTCTGGTGGTATTTAATCCGCGTCAGCAGCGCGATCGTGATTGTGTGGCTCGACTGATGAAGCGTTCTTAG
- a CDS encoding SDR family oxidoreductase, whose translation MRIFVTGASGFIGSAIVKKLQARGAEVLGLARSEASAEKLHQQGVQVIRGELEDLASLRSAVEQSDGVIHAGYIHDFSRMDHAAEVDQRAILAMGDVLAGSNRPLIVTTGTALVAPGQLATEQIRPAAGAHPRSNSNVAALALADRGVRVALVRLPPTVHGAGDHGFIPMIINMAKEKGAAVYVGEGENHWPAVHRDDAAELFCLAAEQAEPGAILHAVQEEGIPFRQIAETIGAGLALPVKSLTLEEAKTWLGWMAFFASADNPSSSAWTRQTFNWQPNGPGLLQDMREAGYFS comes from the coding sequence ATGCGAATTTTTGTGACTGGGGCGAGCGGATTTATTGGTTCCGCCATTGTGAAAAAACTGCAGGCACGAGGCGCTGAAGTGCTGGGTTTAGCACGCAGCGAAGCTTCAGCAGAGAAATTACATCAGCAAGGTGTGCAGGTAATACGCGGTGAGCTGGAAGATCTCGCCAGCTTACGCAGTGCGGTAGAGCAAAGCGACGGCGTCATTCATGCCGGATACATCCACGATTTTAGCCGCATGGATCATGCTGCCGAAGTCGATCAACGCGCTATTCTGGCAATGGGCGACGTGCTGGCTGGCTCCAATCGCCCGCTGATTGTCACCACCGGCACCGCGTTAGTCGCACCGGGACAACTCGCCACCGAACAGATTCGTCCGGCAGCGGGCGCACATCCACGGTCTAATTCTAACGTCGCCGCATTGGCGCTAGCCGATCGCGGTGTGCGCGTGGCGTTAGTTCGCTTGCCGCCGACGGTGCATGGTGCGGGCGACCATGGTTTTATCCCGATGATCATCAATATGGCGAAGGAAAAAGGCGCAGCGGTGTATGTCGGCGAAGGAGAAAATCATTGGCCTGCGGTGCATCGCGACGATGCCGCCGAGCTATTTTGCCTTGCCGCCGAACAGGCTGAACCGGGTGCCATTCTGCATGCCGTGCAGGAGGAAGGTATACCGTTTCGGCAGATTGCCGAAACTATCGGTGCGGGATTAGCGCTGCCGGTGAAGAGCCTGACGCTGGAAGAAGCCAAAACCTGGCTGGGCTGGATGGCTTTCTTTGCGTCGGCTGATAATCCTTCATCCAGTGCGTGGACGCGCCAGACATTTAACTGGCAGCCAAACGGACCGGGTTTACTGCAGGATATGCGTGAGGCGGGATATTTTAGTTAG
- a CDS encoding Cof-type HAD-IIB family hydrolase has product MAVKMIAVDMDGTFLDDNKQYNVQRFARQYALLKEKGIRFVVASGNQYYQLQRYFPDIKDEIAFVAENGAWVSDNNEEIFCGELAPERVHQILDILAKEPDISTVVCGRNGAYVHTSMPDEVIGMLANHYHRLEKRDNLYDIDDTIFKFSLNLAHEGVEALMERLHAELGAIENIMHPVSSGFGFVDLIIPGCHKAHGIALLQEKWGIDDCEVVAIGDSANDIEMMRQACYSFSMANAAAPVSAVSRYRTEGNNDEGALNVIARLLAREEPFS; this is encoded by the coding sequence ATGGCAGTGAAAATGATTGCAGTGGACATGGATGGAACGTTTCTCGACGACAATAAGCAGTACAACGTGCAACGCTTTGCGCGTCAGTATGCGCTGTTGAAAGAGAAGGGCATTCGTTTCGTGGTCGCCAGCGGCAATCAATATTATCAACTGCAGCGCTATTTTCCTGATATCAAAGATGAGATCGCCTTTGTAGCGGAAAACGGCGCCTGGGTTTCTGATAATAATGAAGAGATCTTCTGCGGCGAACTGGCCCCGGAGCGTGTGCATCAAATCCTCGATATTTTGGCCAAAGAGCCGGACATTAGCACGGTAGTGTGCGGTCGTAACGGCGCCTATGTGCACACATCGATGCCCGATGAGGTGATTGGCATGTTGGCAAATCACTACCATCGCCTGGAAAAGCGCGACAATCTTTACGATATCGATGACACCATCTTCAAGTTTTCCCTGAATCTGGCGCATGAAGGCGTAGAGGCTTTGATGGAGCGCCTGCACGCCGAACTGGGCGCGATTGAAAACATTATGCATCCGGTTTCCAGCGGATTTGGCTTTGTCGACCTGATCATTCCTGGCTGCCATAAAGCACACGGCATCGCATTGCTGCAGGAAAAATGGGGTATTGATGATTGTGAAGTGGTAGCAATTGGTGACAGTGCCAACGACATCGAAATGATGCGTCAGGCCTGTTATAGCTTCTCAATGGCTAACGCCGCCGCACCGGTGAGCGCGGTATCGCGTTACAGAACCGAAGGCAATAATGATGAAGGCGCACTGAATGTGATAGCCCGCCTGCTGGCGCGCGAAGAGCCATTTAGTTAA
- a CDS encoding TetR family transcriptional regulator has translation MTERRNAKISERKRPKQARSSELVSAILQAATQVLEQEGATRFTTARVAERAGVSIGSLYQYFPNKAAILFRLQSEEWQRTGNLLGAILRNSAATPCQRLHDLTLAFLQSECEEAAMRTALNDAAPLYRDAPEVQEAQAAGENVISDFLLELLPHSEEEDRARAADLINSTLGNVGKHFSESPRTAAEIKAYAHDMAEMFCAWIREKGADIQ, from the coding sequence ATGACGGAAAGACGTAACGCTAAGATTTCTGAGAGAAAACGGCCTAAGCAAGCGCGCTCCAGCGAGTTGGTTTCTGCTATTTTACAAGCCGCTACTCAGGTTTTAGAGCAGGAAGGCGCCACGCGTTTTACCACCGCGCGCGTGGCGGAGCGCGCGGGCGTGAGTATTGGCTCGCTTTACCAATATTTTCCCAATAAGGCAGCTATTCTTTTCAGATTACAAAGCGAAGAGTGGCAGCGCACCGGCAATCTATTAGGCGCGATATTACGCAATAGCGCTGCTACACCGTGCCAGCGTTTGCACGATCTCACTCTGGCTTTTTTGCAATCGGAATGTGAAGAAGCTGCGATGCGCACGGCGCTTAATGATGCCGCGCCGCTCTATCGCGATGCCCCGGAAGTTCAGGAAGCACAAGCCGCCGGCGAGAACGTTATCAGTGATTTCCTGCTTGAACTGCTGCCGCATTCGGAGGAGGAAGATCGGGCGCGTGCCGCCGATCTGATCAACAGCACGCTAGGCAATGTGGGTAAACATTTTTCCGAATCGCCGCGCACGGCCGCTGAGATTAAAGCCTATGCACATGACATGGCGGAGATGTTCTGTGCCTGGATCAGAGAAAAAGGCGCTGACATACAGTAA
- a CDS encoding O-methyltransferase encodes MNTLTSAPLAPLLNYLFELADNMAHPTNEAFRTMSDAEQNRLLRSKTDYIELYAHLKDVPLAISRETGKLLYMLARSSRAKTIIEFGTSFGISTLHLAAALRDNGGGNIITCEFEPGKVALARNHFADAGVSDLIEVRVGDALATLSSDLPASIDMLVLDGAKAIYPEILALVQPYLRPGALIVADDADFSPEYLQLVHGSGEFISLPFNDGVEVSVWLGKP; translated from the coding sequence ATGAACACCTTAACCTCCGCGCCATTAGCCCCGCTGCTGAACTACCTATTTGAGCTCGCCGATAATATGGCCCATCCCACTAATGAAGCGTTTAGAACGATGTCTGACGCAGAGCAAAATCGCCTGCTGCGTAGCAAAACTGATTACATCGAACTGTATGCTCACCTGAAAGATGTGCCGCTGGCGATATCGCGCGAAACCGGCAAGTTGCTCTATATGCTGGCGCGCAGCAGCAGAGCAAAAACGATCATCGAGTTTGGCACCTCGTTTGGTATTTCCACGCTGCACTTAGCTGCAGCGCTACGTGATAACGGCGGCGGTAACATCATCACCTGCGAATTCGAGCCGGGTAAAGTGGCTCTGGCGCGCAATCATTTTGCTGATGCCGGTGTCAGTGATCTGATTGAAGTGCGCGTGGGTGATGCGTTAGCCACCTTGAGCAGCGATTTACCTGCATCCATTGATATGCTGGTGCTGGACGGTGCGAAAGCGATCTATCCGGAGATTCTGGCGTTAGTGCAACCGTATTTGCGTCCTGGCGCGCTGATTGTCGCGGATGATGCCGACTTCAGCCCGGAATATCTCCAGCTGGTGCACGGCAGCGGCGAATTCATCTCGCTGCCGTTTAATGATGGCGTGGAAGTGTCAGTATGGTTGGGGAAGCCGTAG
- the zigA gene encoding zinc metallochaperone GTPase ZigA, whose protein sequence is MSAKNHPSREYKKLPVTVLSGFLGAGKTTLLNHILNNREGLRVAVIVNDMSEVNIDAALVRDGGAELSRTDEKLVEMSNGCICCTLREDLLLEVNRLAKEGRFDNLVIESTGISEPLPVAETFTFADEEGQSLSAVASLDTMVTVVDGFNFLRDYESNESIQSRGESLGAEDERTVVDLLVDQIEFCDVLILNKTDLINEAEKEHLMAILTSLNPRANIITSAYGKVELDQVLNTGLFDFDAAAQAPGWLQELRGEHTPETEEYGIHNFVFRARRPFHPVRFSQVIENELNGVVRSKGYFWLASRPRHAGSWSQAGGVSRQGLAGMWWASVPKERWPQDEENLQYILDNWVDGSGDARQELVFIGIDMDEALLRDKLENALLTDDEMASGPDRWVELPDPFQPWFN, encoded by the coding sequence ATGTCTGCAAAAAACCATCCATCCCGCGAATACAAAAAACTGCCGGTCACCGTGCTTTCCGGTTTCCTCGGCGCGGGTAAAACCACGCTGCTCAACCACATTCTCAATAACCGCGAAGGCCTTCGCGTGGCGGTGATCGTCAACGATATGTCCGAGGTGAATATTGATGCTGCGCTGGTGCGCGACGGCGGGGCGGAGCTATCGCGTACCGACGAGAAGCTAGTGGAAATGAGCAATGGCTGCATCTGCTGCACGCTGCGTGAAGATTTGCTGCTGGAGGTGAACCGTCTGGCAAAGGAGGGGCGTTTCGATAACCTGGTGATTGAATCCACCGGGATTTCCGAACCGCTGCCGGTAGCCGAAACCTTTACCTTCGCCGATGAAGAAGGGCAGAGTTTGTCTGCAGTGGCGTCGCTCGACACCATGGTGACGGTGGTCGATGGTTTCAATTTCCTGCGCGACTATGAATCAAATGAAAGTATTCAGTCACGTGGTGAGTCGCTAGGTGCAGAAGATGAGCGCACGGTGGTGGATCTGCTGGTCGATCAAATCGAATTCTGCGACGTGCTGATCCTGAATAAAACGGATCTAATAAACGAGGCAGAAAAGGAGCATCTGATGGCGATTCTGACCTCACTCAACCCGCGCGCCAATATCATCACCTCTGCATATGGCAAAGTGGAGCTGGACCAGGTACTCAACACCGGATTATTCGATTTTGACGCTGCGGCGCAGGCGCCAGGCTGGCTGCAGGAGCTGCGTGGCGAACACACGCCGGAAACCGAAGAGTATGGCATTCACAATTTTGTCTTTCGTGCGCGCCGTCCTTTTCATCCAGTGCGTTTTTCCCAGGTAATTGAAAACGAGCTCAACGGCGTGGTGCGCTCCAAAGGATATTTCTGGCTCGCCAGTCGTCCACGTCATGCCGGTTCATGGTCACAAGCGGGTGGTGTGTCACGTCAGGGCTTAGCGGGGATGTGGTGGGCCAGCGTGCCGAAAGAGCGCTGGCCACAGGACGAAGAAAACCTGCAGTACATTCTCGATAACTGGGTTGATGGTAGCGGTGATGCGCGCCAGGAACTGGTATTTATCGGTATCGATATGGATGAAGCGTTGCTGCGCGACAAGCTGGAAAATGCGCTGTTAACCGATGACGAGATGGCGTCTGGGCCGGATCGCTGGGTAGAACTCCCCGACCCGTTCCAGCCGTGGTTTAATTAA
- a CDS encoding ABC transporter substrate-binding protein, translating into MKTRLLLAMGLLASTAAAATTYPLTVTDMDGNTQTISKEPQHIILQDGRDILTLALLDRGDPFKRVVAWNNLPKKQDTQFWNVLKGRWPQASKIVDMGFNDQGQVDLESVLAQKPDLMIAQLRAKPALQQSGVLGTLNNLHIPVVFVDYELHPAQNTAPSVTLLGNVLNRESQAAAYTDFYQQKFARISKGVAEVKNKPTVFIEPIAGNSDNCCFTHSHNGWGGLVEAVGGKNIGSELLPGNAGFVALEKIIAMKPDVYIMTGSKRPNANVLPFGYGVQPQEVKATFQTLLKRTGLAQIEPVKEGRVYGVYHHFYNHPYNIIGMEILAKDLYPQQFADLTPTADFRTLVKTFTTLPDDAIDLSYPNNQ; encoded by the coding sequence ATGAAAACGCGCCTGCTTTTGGCAATGGGGTTACTGGCTTCAACGGCGGCTGCCGCCACCACCTATCCGCTCACCGTCACCGATATGGACGGCAACACGCAAACTATCAGCAAAGAGCCGCAGCACATCATCTTGCAGGACGGGCGCGACATCTTGACGCTGGCGCTGCTCGATCGGGGCGATCCGTTTAAGCGCGTGGTAGCGTGGAACAACTTGCCGAAAAAGCAGGACACGCAATTCTGGAATGTGCTGAAAGGGCGCTGGCCGCAAGCAAGCAAAATTGTTGATATGGGCTTTAACGATCAGGGCCAGGTCGACCTTGAAAGCGTACTGGCGCAGAAGCCGGACCTGATGATTGCGCAGCTGCGCGCCAAACCGGCGTTACAGCAGTCTGGCGTGCTCGGCACCCTGAATAATCTGCATATTCCTGTGGTGTTTGTTGATTACGAACTGCACCCGGCACAGAACACTGCGCCGAGCGTCACGCTGCTGGGTAACGTGTTGAATCGCGAAAGCCAGGCTGCCGCCTACACAGATTTCTACCAGCAAAAATTTGCACGCATTAGCAAAGGCGTGGCTGAAGTGAAAAACAAGCCGACCGTCTTCATCGAACCGATCGCCGGTAATAGCGATAACTGCTGCTTCACGCACAGCCACAACGGCTGGGGTGGACTGGTGGAAGCGGTGGGCGGGAAGAATATTGGATCGGAGTTGCTGCCGGGTAATGCCGGGTTTGTGGCACTGGAAAAGATCATCGCTATGAAACCTGATGTTTACATCATGACCGGTTCTAAGCGTCCGAATGCCAACGTGCTGCCGTTTGGTTATGGCGTCCAGCCGCAAGAAGTTAAAGCAACCTTCCAGACGCTTTTGAAGCGCACCGGTTTAGCGCAGATCGAACCGGTGAAAGAAGGGCGCGTATATGGCGTTTATCACCACTTCTATAATCACCCGTACAACATCATTGGCATGGAAATTCTGGCGAAAGATCTTTATCCGCAGCAGTTTGCCGACCTGACACCGACTGCAGATTTCCGCACCCTCGTGAAAACCTTCACTACCTTGCCGGATGACGCGATTGACTTGAGCTACCCCAACAATCAGTAA
- a CDS encoding IclR family transcriptional regulator, whose protein sequence is MPDEKPSRARGVDRVIDIFRQLHSARQPMSMRDLIEATGAPRSSIYELVSLLSEAGLVELDAEGAVFFGREMHYYGADYMAQNDLIRRAHQLMVEIVARHGETVQLCMLEGNKYTVVLSESNAHPFKITSDIGVRVPITWTATGRLLLSNWSDSAILELIPEEDYRLASGQILDKQAFLDEIHHAGKLGYCMTEGLSESFTCCMAAPIRSRSGQAVAAICFMVSRDTPQERRQMLLQELITSGQKLSDFT, encoded by the coding sequence ATGCCGGATGAAAAACCCTCGCGGGCGCGCGGCGTTGACCGGGTTATCGATATATTTCGGCAGTTGCATAGCGCTCGCCAACCGATGTCAATGCGCGATCTGATCGAAGCGACAGGTGCGCCGCGATCCAGCATTTATGAATTAGTCAGCCTGCTGAGTGAAGCCGGTTTAGTTGAGCTGGATGCAGAGGGCGCGGTGTTTTTTGGCCGGGAGATGCACTACTACGGTGCGGATTATATGGCGCAAAATGATCTGATTCGCCGGGCACATCAGCTGATGGTGGAGATTGTGGCGCGACACGGTGAAACCGTTCAGCTCTGTATGCTGGAAGGCAACAAATACACCGTGGTACTTTCTGAAAGTAATGCGCATCCATTTAAAATCACCTCTGATATTGGCGTGCGCGTGCCGATTACCTGGACGGCAACGGGCCGTTTGCTGCTAAGTAATTGGTCAGATAGCGCAATCCTGGAGCTGATCCCCGAAGAGGATTATCGTCTGGCCAGCGGTCAGATTCTCGACAAACAGGCGTTTCTCGATGAAATCCATCATGCCGGTAAACTCGGCTACTGCATGACAGAAGGGTTGTCCGAGAGCTTCACCTGCTGCATGGCGGCGCCTATCCGTTCGCGCAGCGGCCAGGCGGTGGCGGCGATCTGCTTTATGGTTAGTCGCGATACGCCGCAGGAACGGCGTCAGATGCTGCTACAGGAATTGATCACTTCAGGGCAAAAGCTGTCAGATTTCACCTAG
- a CDS encoding RidA family protein, whose protein sequence is MTIKRYGVEGGTGTGGQKLPFARAVEADGWLYISGQTPMRDGEVVEGGIIEQTQLAFENCLTIMREAGYRVEDVVYVTAVLTDARYFSSFNKVFSEIFSGNPPARICSVQDLVVDCKVEVDMKCFRADRK, encoded by the coding sequence ATGACGATTAAACGTTATGGCGTTGAAGGCGGAACAGGAACCGGCGGGCAAAAATTACCGTTCGCTCGGGCAGTTGAGGCTGATGGCTGGCTCTATATCTCCGGCCAAACCCCGATGCGCGACGGTGAAGTGGTAGAAGGCGGCATCATCGAACAGACGCAGCTAGCCTTCGAGAACTGCCTGACCATCATGCGCGAAGCCGGTTACCGTGTAGAAGATGTGGTATACGTTACTGCCGTATTAACCGACGCACGCTATTTCAGTTCATTCAATAAAGTATTCAGTGAGATATTCAGTGGCAATCCGCCAGCGCGTATTTGTAGCGTGCAGGATTTGGTCGTCGACTGCAAAGTTGAAGTAGATATGAAATGTTTCCGCGCCGACCGTAAATAA
- a CDS encoding transporter substrate-binding domain-containing protein: MKTTSLKTGVKAVASALVLLTVAGCTPTEEKKEAGAAPQSALQSVLQRGTLRVGDCLSFAPFGFYDKDGNPDGYDVDLAKALAKEMGVKLEMVNTTSANRIPNLQTNKVDVVFCNFTRNLERAKEIGFTHPYVVASEAMLVRKNSGIQSAHDMGGKTIATVKGSTNGDEVRNLGIDVKIQEYDSSQAAILAVKQGQADAMIEDNNFLAYQAKLDPTLTVTNEALVPLEYNAFGVKQGDQVWTNYLNEFLFEINASGENAQLYQKWFGNKPAYPLNPQF; this comes from the coding sequence ATGAAAACAACATCGCTAAAAACAGGCGTCAAGGCGGTAGCCAGTGCGCTGGTATTACTGACTGTGGCGGGTTGTACGCCAACGGAAGAAAAAAAAGAAGCCGGTGCGGCACCGCAATCGGCCCTGCAAAGCGTATTGCAGCGTGGCACCTTGCGCGTGGGTGATTGCCTGAGCTTCGCACCGTTTGGTTTTTACGATAAAGACGGCAACCCGGATGGCTACGATGTTGACCTTGCCAAAGCGCTGGCCAAAGAGATGGGCGTGAAGCTGGAAATGGTCAATACCACCAGCGCCAACCGTATTCCTAATCTGCAAACCAATAAAGTGGATGTTGTGTTCTGTAATTTCACTCGCAATCTGGAGCGCGCCAAAGAGATTGGTTTCACTCATCCGTATGTGGTGGCCAGTGAAGCGATGCTGGTACGCAAAAATAGCGGCATTCAATCGGCCCACGACATGGGCGGCAAAACCATTGCCACAGTGAAAGGCTCGACCAACGGCGACGAAGTGCGCAACCTGGGTATCGACGTGAAGATTCAGGAATATGACTCATCGCAGGCGGCGATTCTCGCGGTGAAACAGGGCCAGGCCGATGCGATGATCGAGGATAACAACTTCCTCGCCTATCAGGCCAAGCTCGACCCCACCTTAACCGTCACCAACGAAGCGCTGGTGCCGCTGGAGTACAACGCTTTCGGCGTGAAACAGGGTGACCAGGTGTGGACCAACTATCTAAACGAATTCCTGTTTGAAATTAACGCCTCTGGCGAAAACGCTCAGCTGTATCAGAAATGGTTTGGTAACAAACCGGCCTACCCGCTGAATCCGCAATTTTGA
- a CDS encoding amino acid ABC transporter permease, whose amino-acid sequence MSYQWLTLWRYADTFFEAAWLTLQVTLLAFGLAVVLGLLSALAKSSPLAPLRWISHCYVEFIRNTPVLLQIFIIFFGLPSLGITMSAFTAGVLALGINVGAYLSETFRAGIQSVPKGQLEAAWVLGIPRRQVFLTVVLPQAARAVWPAIINNLIQLLLGTSLLSAIALPELTGTATVINARTLLYIQTFSVVALVYLVLSNLFSWLGTVAGRRMFHPPLVTPVKKSAWWWARKWLTNPMKRENAL is encoded by the coding sequence ATGAGTTATCAATGGCTAACCCTGTGGCGCTATGCCGACACCTTCTTCGAAGCCGCATGGCTGACCCTTCAGGTGACGCTTCTGGCGTTCGGGCTGGCGGTCGTTCTCGGCTTGCTGTCTGCGCTGGCAAAATCGTCGCCGCTGGCGCCGCTGCGCTGGATCAGCCACTGCTATGTGGAGTTCATCCGTAATACACCGGTGCTATTGCAGATTTTCATCATCTTCTTTGGCCTGCCTTCGCTCGGCATCACCATGAGCGCCTTTACCGCAGGTGTACTGGCGCTGGGGATAAACGTCGGTGCGTATCTCTCCGAAACCTTCCGTGCGGGTATTCAGTCGGTGCCGAAAGGCCAGCTCGAAGCCGCATGGGTGCTGGGTATTCCGCGTCGTCAGGTGTTTCTCACCGTCGTGCTGCCACAGGCGGCCCGCGCGGTGTGGCCAGCCATCATCAACAACCTGATTCAACTACTGCTCGGCACCTCACTTTTGTCAGCGATTGCGCTGCCAGAACTGACCGGCACCGCCACGGTAATCAACGCACGGACGCTACTGTATATCCAAACCTTCAGCGTGGTTGCGCTGGTTTATCTGGTATTGAGTAATTTGTTCTCATGGTTGGGCACGGTTGCAGGACGGCGCATGTTCCACCCGCCGCTGGTGACACCAGTAAAAAAGTCCGCCTGGTGGTGGGCAAGAAAATGGCTGACTAATCCGATGAAGCGGGAGAACGCGCTATGA
- a CDS encoding amino acid ABC transporter permease: MNDLIFSSLPILLKGLGITLLLSFAAIIGSTLLGLLAAVLRTSRLPVAKQIAVIYTELFRGTPVLITLMFIYFGVAYFGYDINLFAAGILGLSIYQGAYIAEVFRAGIEAVPKGQWEVSWILGLSKRQTFINVILPQTRGIVLPPLAGQYLSLIKDTSIVSMIGMSELMHQGQAIVDRIGQPVVVYGLVALLYFAICFPLSRWVQHHQTRSQIS; this comes from the coding sequence ATGAATGACCTCATTTTCAGTTCGTTACCGATTCTGTTGAAAGGATTGGGTATCACGCTACTGCTGTCCTTCGCCGCAATTATTGGCAGTACGCTACTCGGCCTACTGGCTGCGGTGCTGCGCACCAGCCGCTTGCCGGTTGCCAAACAAATCGCTGTTATCTACACCGAACTGTTTCGCGGTACGCCGGTGCTGATCACACTGATGTTCATCTACTTCGGTGTGGCCTATTTTGGCTATGACATCAACCTGTTTGCCGCCGGGATTCTGGGCCTGAGCATCTATCAAGGCGCGTATATCGCCGAAGTATTTCGTGCCGGCATTGAAGCGGTGCCGAAAGGCCAGTGGGAAGTGTCATGGATTCTTGGGCTGTCAAAGCGCCAGACGTTTATCAACGTCATCCTGCCGCAAACGCGCGGCATCGTGCTGCCGCCGCTGGCGGGTCAATATCTTTCGCTGATTAAAGACACCTCGATTGTCAGCATGATCGGCATGTCCGAACTGATGCATCAGGGCCAGGCGATTGTCGATCGTATCGGCCAGCCGGTGGTGGTTTATGGCCTGGTGGCCCTGCTCTATTTCGCCATCTGCTTCCCGCTTTCCCGTTGGGTACAACATCATCAAACCAGGAGCCAAATTTCATGA